From a region of the Besnoitia besnoiti strain Bb-Ger1 chromosome I, whole genome shotgun sequence genome:
- a CDS encoding hypothetical protein (encoded by transcript BESB_008250), with translation MAAPSSSPALSAALSQVGRDLQKAISKATSTLASASGERGGTLATAGPNTAALLSPLFGVPLNGSLPPSGGNLSSAKGETPYASASSAQQHFASSEIDTQAISPTLVAGDESCVQGETARLAEDHEGEPGQPREPLVSLRAVNPPPHRISSPGQRDVLGTNDASNDVSVPSPVERNSFFTTSGISSNSGGNHGGGGKETGRRWNPYAAAYYTKGSGAAFRHRMGTSTGCCSLLSSPCAPPLCSSSYMQPATKRRAELLPFSTMGLAGGGSRLDETENSWFFVDLFSAEGSVSNRTFQDSRGSLSPCAGQKAQSNYSSRASPPFVCSLPYKREDGLAQILDEDAVEFASWSRQRAEVAKAVGVTPGLYARTPNEGDRSLSIEDRTGKINHSHPMGEASLGGIESRSLDLVRISDPSVLGGDASLLASTLSSELIEESQAASLTDGEERCDSATRGISAEKEEGHEQLACERVESHTGTATMQRTQRESRKGSATGGQRCKLSAISGTDSLRKNRSEMLQAMPHSSVLSEPIHSTSGQEEPAMVAFLRNSIDLYGHTALEGVTFHVPVEDAEDLVVALEEVLPYSWHDFESAAVEALKPLTALVIGRLVFVQLPSFLFEFLATTEGAAAAAAGTAEAAGASAAGVVTSVCSFASWLVVFGGCVYALVRGAQALQQSRRAQLLMSVEAVDATGGASGAAANKNDGQTKRGETAEEKSVLGDAIDVIIDVPDACETDSQNDAPAGRASLGFAADRSTAKADEGTAERRAMHRADVEGGKPREMENSTEDNRGEAKSVVVIRRDPTRKWKEEAVCEGMCSIEWCGGFPLGI, from the exons ATGGCGGCGCCTTCAAGCAGCCCCGCTTTGTCTGCAGCTTTGTCGCAGGTCGGGCGGGATTTGCAGAAGGCAATTTCAAAAGCGACGTCAAccctcgcgtctgcgtcagGCGAGAGAGGTGGAACACTTGCCACCGCGGGGCCCAACACCGCAGCGttgctctctcctctcttcggcGTTCCGCTCAACGGTTCGCTGCCACCGTCTGGTGGCAACTTGTCCTCGGCGAAAGGGGAAACTCCTTAcgcttctgcttcgtctgctcAACAACATTTTGCATCTTCAGAAATCGATACGCAAGCTATATCCCCCACTCTCGTTGCAGGCGACGAGTCTTGTGTTCAGGGCGAAACAGCGAGGCTTGCAGAAGACCACGAGGGTGAACCAGGACAGCCACGAGAGCCGCTGGTCTCCCTCCGTGCAGTCAATCCGCCTCCACATAGGATTTCGTCCCCGGGTCAACGCGATGTTCTCGGTACAAACGACGCCTCAAATGACGTGTCGGTGCCGAGTCCGGTAGAACGTAATTCTTTTTTCACGACATCCGGCATTTCTTCAAATTCAGGGGGAAACCATGGCGGAGGTGGGAAAGAGACTGGGCGCCGGTGGAATCCGTATGCTGCGGCATACTATACGAAAGGCTCTGGTGCTGCGTTTCGGCATCGTATGGGCACGTCTACGGGATGCTGTTCGCTATTGTCGTCCCCCTGTGCGCCCCCCTTGTGTTCGTCTTCATATATGCAACCTGCGACGAAGCGCAGGGCAGAGCTGCTTCCATTCAGTACCATGGGCTTggcaggggggggcagcCGTTTAGACGAGACGGAAAATTCGTGGTTTTTTGTGGACCTCTTTAGCGCGGAAGGCAGCGTGTCGAACAGGACTTTCCAGGACTCTCGGGGTTCTCTGTCGCCGTGTGCTGGGCAAAAGGCACAAAGCAACTACTCCAGCCGTGCTTCTCCTCCGTTCGTGTGTTCTCTCCCCTACAAGCGTGAGGACGGATTGGCGCAGATTCTCGACGAGGATGCCGTGGAATTCGCCTCTTGGTCGCGGCAAAGGGCGGAGGTCGCAAAGGCTGTTGGCGTAACGCCGGGACTCTACGCGCGTACACCCAACGAAGGTGATCGCAGCTTGTCGATCGAGGATAGGACTGGAAAGATAAATCACAGCCATCCCATGGGAGAGGCAAGTCTGGGCGGCATAGAGAGCAGATCTTTAGATCTCGTTAGAATTAGCGATCCCAGTGTACTTGGGGGGGATGCATCTTTGCTGGCGTCAACTCTTTCTTCTGAGCTCATTGAGGAATCTCAAGCTGCTTCGCTGACGGACGGTGAGGAACGATGTGATTCTGCGACTCGTGGTATCTCTgccgagaaagaggagggaCACGAACAGTTGGCGTGCGAGCGCGTCGAGAGTCACACAGGGACGGCGACCATGCAAAGAACACAACGGGAATCCCGCAAGGGTTCAGCCACCGGCGGTCAGCGATGCAAACTGTCTGCTATTTCTGGTACCGACTCTCTGCGCAAGAACCGAAGTGAGATGCTGCAGGCCATGCCACATTCATCGGTCCTGTCAGAACCGATTCACAGTACGTCAGGACAAGAGGAGCCG GCTATGGTCGCTTTTCTTCGCAATTCAATCGACTTGTACGGCCACACTGCCTTGGAAGGCGTCACGTTCCACGTGCCTGTTGAAGATGCTGAGGACCTTGTTGTCGCGCTCGAAGAAGTCCTACCTTACTCGTGGCACGATTTTGAAtctgccgccgtcgagg CGCTCAAACCCCTAACAGCTCTGGTCATAGGGCGGCTCGTATTTGTTCAACTCCCGTCGTTCCTTTTCGAGTTtttggcgacgacggagggcgcggcggccgcagcggctggtaccgcagaagcggcaggcgcctccgcagcgggaGTCGTAACTTCTGTTTGCTCTTTCGCTTCGTGGCTAGTGGTTTTCGGGGGATGCGTCTATGCTCTCGTACGAGGCGCACAGGCTCTTCAGCAGTCCCGGCGGGCGCAGTTGCTGATGTCCGTAGAGGCGGTAGACGCAACAGGCGGTGCGAGTGGAGCAGCGGCAAACAAGAACGACGGGCAGACAAAACGCGGGGAAACCGCGGAAGAGAAAAGTGTGCTTGGCGACGCGATTGACGTCATTATCGATGTACCGGACGCTTGTGAAACTGACAGTCAGAACGACGCTCCGGCTGGAAGAGCAAGCCTAGGCTTTGCCGCCGATAGATCTACGGCGAAAGCGGATGAGGGGACCGCGGAGCGGAGAGCGATGCATAGAGCAGACGTAGAGGGAGGGAAACCGCGGGAGATGGAAAATTCGACTGAAGACAaccgaggcgaagcgaagagcgTCGTTGTCATCCGAAGGGACCCGACGAGAAAGTGGAAAGAAGAAGCCGTGTGTGAGGGCATGTGTTCCATCGAATGGTGCGGAGGATTTCCTCTGGGAATCTAG